A window of the Syntrophothermus lipocalidus DSM 12680 genome harbors these coding sequences:
- a CDS encoding HEPN domain-containing protein, with the protein MRRTPLEEGLRWLEQANEDLKWVQLLAREGGYHLACFLSQQVVEKALKAFLYAQGEELVVGHSVDSLLARASKYEPRFEKKRSVWSCLDGYYIATRYPNGLPDSIPARVFNARLAQDAVELAQDAVAFVAGLLIVP; encoded by the coding sequence ATGAGGCGAACCCCGCTTGAGGAAGGATTAAGATGGTTGGAACAGGCCAACGAAGATCTTAAGTGGGTACAGTTGCTTGCGCGCGAGGGCGGGTATCATCTTGCCTGTTTTCTCTCGCAGCAAGTGGTCGAAAAGGCCTTAAAAGCGTTCCTTTATGCGCAAGGAGAAGAATTAGTAGTGGGACACTCGGTCGATTCCCTGCTTGCTCGCGCTAGTAAATACGAACCCCGGTTTGAAAAGAAGCGTTCCGTGTGGTCTTGTCTTGACGGCTATTACATTGCCACCCGTTATCCTAACGGTCTGCCGGACAGCATTCCAGCACGCGTCTTCAACGCGAGACTGGCACAGGATGCTGTGGAGCTGGCACAAGATGCCGTCGCCTTCGTAGCCGGATTGTTGATCGTTCCCTAG
- a CDS encoding nucleotidyltransferase domain-containing protein, which translates to MHLDVATTGKERENHANLLRLEVERLTLELRRLGASKILLFGSMARGRLDLFTDIDLLVVMHSNLPFVERCGWVYQKLMPRVDADIIVYTEQEFESLKDSPFLKKALAEGVVLYEANPA; encoded by the coding sequence TTGCACCTGGACGTAGCGACTACGGGAAAAGAGAGAGAGAACCATGCCAACCTGCTCCGCCTGGAAGTCGAGCGCTTGACGCTCGAACTTCGCAGGCTCGGTGCCAGTAAGATACTGCTCTTCGGTTCCATGGCTCGCGGTCGCCTGGACCTTTTCACCGATATCGATCTCCTCGTTGTCATGCACAGCAATTTGCCGTTCGTCGAACGGTGCGGCTGGGTCTACCAAAAGCTCATGCCCCGGGTTGATGCCGATATCATAGTCTATACCGAGCAGGAGTTTGAATCATTAAAAGACAGCCCCTTTTTAAAAAAAGCTCTCGCTGAGGGAGTGGTGTTGTATGAGGCGAACCCCGCTTGA